In Isosphaera pallida ATCC 43644, the sequence TATCCGCGCACCCAGGTCATCGACGGCTTTCCCTCAGTCGGCTACGACGTGGAACTCTTCAGTCTCGACCTGTTGGTCAATGTGCGAATCCGAAGTTACCAGACGCCCCGGCGCACCGTCACCATCTTCGCCCAGTGGGAGGATGACGACGACGATCTCAACGAGAAGCTGGTCAAGGCGGTACTCTCCACCCTCAACGAATGCGATGATCTTGACGCGGACGACAATGAACCAATCCACAACTCCCCTTGATCAGCCCCAAGCAAGCAACCCGAACACCGCATGGGACTGCCCCCATGCGGTTAGGAATTCAAGACGACGCCCTCATGAGCGTCCCCTCAAACGACATGATCCCAAGCCAGACGACCCTCCCCACCTGGTACTCAAAGGGGCAGCCCACATAAATCGTGTTGTTACATTCATAAAAAACAACAAAAGATGATGATTTCTCAGGAAGCTTTTTATCCTCGTCTCAAGGCGCGGTCGATGTCCCGTTTGGCATCCTGCTCTTTGAGGGCTTGTCGTTTGTCGTAGAGTTTGCGGCCGCGTGCCACCGCGATTTCGACCTTGGCGATGCCGTTTTTGAAATAGATCGACAGGGGAACGATGGTCAAGCCGCGTTCGGCGGTCTTACTGGCCAGCCGGTTGATTTCGCGGCGATGCAGCAGGAGTTTGCGGGACCGTTTGGGTTTATGATTCATCCGGTTGGCTTGAAGGTATTCGGGAATATCCGCGCCGTGGAGCCAAAGTTCCTCGCGATCGAGCATAGCGTAGGAATCCTCCAGGTTGGCCTTGCCGTTGCGGAGGCTTTTGACCTCGGTGCCGGTAAGGACCAGACCGGCCTCGATTTTTTCCAGCAGGTCGTATTCAAATCGGGCCCGCCGGTTACGTGCTACGACCTTGATCCCGGCGGCTTCATCGGCTTTGCCCTTGCCTTTGTTCTTGGAGCTGGCGGGGGAGGAAGCTGGCGCGGTCGGTTTGGGTTTGGCTTTGGACATAGCGCACCAACCCTTGCGTGTTGGGAGGGATAGACAAACGGAACGCCGGGCGAACCGAATCAAACCGAATTGGCTTGGCTCGGACGTGTGAAACGGAATCCGATCCAATCCGATCCAATCCGATCTGATCTGACCCCATCCGACCGGCTTTGATCCCATTCGATTAATCCCGTTCCATCGGGTGAAGTCGATCCGTTTTCGGAGGTAGGGGTGAACTCAGGGGTCTGGAGGGGATGATGACGTCTCGACATCCGCTTGGGTGGAGTTGCCGCCGTCGCTGCGGGTTGCGGTTTTGGGCTTGGCCTTCGAACCGGTTCGGGAGCGTGGGGGTTGGGGTCCCACCACCGAGGAGTCGGCGGGCTGTTGCGGCGCGACGGCGGTTGGCGGTCCCTTGGGGGGGGCGGACGCTGCGAAGTTGGTCGAAGGTTGGAGCGTTGCCGTGTCGGTCAGGTTCGTCGCCATGTCGAGGTTCCATCCCAGACGCTCCAGGGTTCGCTTGAGGTCAGCGAGGCGTTCGGGGTGAACCAGGGCGGCGGTCGGGCCGAGTCGTTGATCCAGCGCGGCGCGTGTATCGGGGTGTTGGATCAAGCCGTCGAGCCAGATGGGGTCCGGCGCGGTTAAAACGATGCGTGAGGCGGCGTTGAAAGCGGGTCTGGGTCTGGCCGGAGCGGATTTGGAAAAGCCTTTCGTCTCTCCGGTTTCGTTGGGGCTGCGTTGTTGGTGGGGGTCATCTTGGATGCTGCCGGCCTCGGCTTCGGAGTCGGCGACGCGCGGCGTCACGCCGACCCAAAGCAGACGCAAAGCGGGCGGGATGGGGTGTCCGCAACGTTCGCGGAACCAGCGGTCGAGCTTGGCGAGTTCCCAACCCCTGCGTTGTCCTTGGGCGAGACTGGCGGGCGTGACGCGATAGGTGCGTTCTCCTTCGGAGGTGACCCCCTCGAATCGAGCGAAGCCGCTTAGTTCGATCTCGGCCAGCAGGTCGGAGGTGCGGGGATCCAGCGTAATCTCAATCCCTCCTTCGTCCACTCGGGCACAGACCCCACGGGGCAGGCGGTAGTCGCGTGATCCGTTGAGACGAAAGAGCGCCAAGGGAACCCGTCGCGGATCGGGAACCAACAGGATGCGGGAAGTCAATCGGCGAGGGCGTCCGGGGTGGTCGCTGTGGGCCGGGTCGGATTCGTTGGGGGCGTTATCATCGACCGGCTCCTCGCGGCCCTCCGCTTGGCTGTTGCCACGGGCATCCAGGGGCGTTGAGGGAGCGGCTTCCTCGACAGGCCAACGCTTGAGGGCCTCTTCAAGGTCCTCGGGGGTAGCAAACTCCAAGAGGGTGGCCGCGGTGTGGAGGGTGATTCGTTCGCGGCGAGCGGACCAGCCGCGTAAGGTTCGTTCCAAAGCCGGCGCAAGGGGCCGGGGCGAGTGCCTACGCAGACGTTCGAGGATCGCGTCCACGCTCAGACCGCCGTGAAGCCCCAACGTCAGCGAGTCCTCGGTCACCTTGAGTTCCGCTGCCCCGCCCAGCTTGGTCCAACGTCCAAACAAGGTCAGCTTGCCAATCGCGCCGGGGTTGAGTCCCTGGCGATAGGCGATCATTTCAAAGTTCGGTTGAATATTGAGAAAGTGATCATAGGGTGGTGGCGGCGGTGGCGGCGGTCCAAGCCTCAGGAGGTAGCGTCCCAAGGCGGTGAGGCGGACCAAGGTCCGGCCGGTTTGGGCTTCGCGGGCGACGGCCACCAGGCGAAGTTGGTAAGCCGGACCCAGCAACATGGCGGTCAGATCAGCGCGGATCGTCTCGAAACCACTTCCCACGGTTGAGACGCTGGTGAAGGCGAATTCGGCCGGGGGGTTGGTCCGCGTGCCGGCGGTTGGGCGGCTGGGAGGGGACGGCATAGTCGGGGGCGGTTCGGCAAAGGCCAAGCGGGCGGCTTCGGGGCACATGCGTTCCAAGGCGTTGGCCAAGTCCTCAACCGCCGTCCAGTGTTCGGGATCGGGATTGGCGGGGTCGTCGGCGTTGGGGAGGGTGGCGAGCCGGGCCAGCACGGGTAAACGCAGGTGAGGCAGCAGCAAACGCGCAGCGCGTCCAGGTTCCTGAGCGCCAAGGCGTTCATGGTGGCGTTCAAGTCTGAGCCAGGCGGCGGCGAGCATCTGGGGCAGGTGGAAGGCGTTTTCGTCCCAGAATTCGGCGGGGGCGGCCACGACGCGACCCACCTCGGGTTCCTCCACGAGCAGGCCGACTTCAAGAGCCAGTTGAATCCAAAAGAGAACCTGATCGGGAATCGGTTCCAAAGCGTCGGCGGGAGGACCCGCGAGGGCCGGATCGTCTTCGAGACGGTCGCGGTCCCGTTTGTAGAACGCGCCGTTTTGAGCGATCCGCAACGGCTGCGTCGCCACCCGTTGCCAAAGGGCCGCGACCCGTAGCGGCAGTTCCAGGCCATCGGCCAACCGAATCGCCTCGGCGCGACGCGATGCGGAGGCAGGGGCAGGCGCAGGGAGGGGATCGTGAGGATCGAGCCGTCCCTCGGTGAAGACGCGGGGCGCGGGTCTCAATTCGATCCAGGCGGCGGGAGTGCGGGCCACGACCGCGTCCAAATCCTCCAGCAGCACCGAGCCGCGCGGTTCGGTGCCGCTGCCGGCTTCACGACGAGCGACCGCCAAGGCCAGAAGACCGCGCTGAACCAGTTCCAAAATCGTTTCGGTGGGGCGAACGATCCCGCTCGATTTGAGGGTCACGGCCAAGGCGTCGAACCGTACCACTCGGGCCTCGCGCACGGCGAGAAGCCCCAACGCGCAGCGGGCTTGGCGGCTCAGGGGAGCCACCGCGCGAGCGAAACCAGACGGGTCGCGGAGCTGCTCCTCCAGGTCACGGCAAAGCGCGGCGGGTTGGTTGGAGCGGATCGCGCTGACGTCCAAACGCTCCAGAATGACACGCAGCAGGTTCCCCGAATAGCCGCGAAGCACCCGCCGAAAGCCCTCGTCAGCCGTCTCGACGATTCGCTCCCCCTGCCCCGGGACGTGGACCGAGGCGTCGGGGATCCCGTTGGTGTCCGTAGGCGAACGGCCGGAAACCACGGCGAAGTCGTCGGCGTCAGCGGGTGGGATGGTCATGGGCAACAGGAGCTCGCGGACTGGGGGGCGACGGCGTGAGAACACACAAGGGCGATCGGGACAGTGGCCAAACTCCAACATTCCGTTGGATTCGCTTGTGTTCAGGTCGATTCAATGCGATCCGAACGACCCGACGCGGGTGAATCGAAATCGAATAATGCAAGCGCGCTCAACGCGCCACGCGGGCGGCGTGACCCAGCCGCCGCAACTCCTCCAGCACGGCGGTTTCCTCGTCGGGGTGAACCAGGAGGACACGGTCGGACAAACGACCGGCCACCAGCCGCGCCAAGGGGCGATGGGCCAGCAGTTCCTCGGTTAGGTGAGGATCGATGGTTTCCACCAGAGTGACCTGGCGGTGCAGCTTGACCGGGA encodes:
- the smpB gene encoding SsrA-binding protein SmpB, translated to MSKAKPKPTAPASSPASSKNKGKGKADEAAGIKVVARNRRARFEYDLLEKIEAGLVLTGTEVKSLRNGKANLEDSYAMLDREELWLHGADIPEYLQANRMNHKPKRSRKLLLHRREINRLASKTAERGLTIVPLSIYFKNGIAKVEIAVARGRKLYDKRQALKEQDAKRDIDRALRRG